In the Kitasatospora terrestris genome, one interval contains:
- a CDS encoding ADP-ribosylglycohydrolase family protein: protein MIDPTRADRAAGAVVGSAVGDALGAPFEFGPAGAFGTRFPAPGAGGEMCGGGGWDPGEATDDTQMAVHLGESLLERGGLDLPDVFDRFRRWACDQPKDIGLQTEAVLTADLPWDLAAAIHFQTNLRAAGNGSLMRAATAAVRFAPAGRDATMDAARRIAALTHGDRAAWEGTAIQHELVRVALAGRDPIAALPATLDAVHPDHRERYATVLAPDWHPELATEFNGAVWPCLGSAVWALRTTGGFEDALRAAVDLGGDTDTVAAVTGALAGAVYGLGAVPERWTAPLHVPLPGGGGRTLHLADLVGLAERLAAG, encoded by the coding sequence ATGATCGACCCCACCCGCGCGGACCGGGCGGCGGGCGCCGTCGTCGGCTCGGCCGTCGGCGACGCGCTCGGCGCCCCCTTCGAATTCGGCCCGGCCGGCGCCTTCGGCACCCGCTTCCCGGCTCCCGGTGCGGGCGGCGAGATGTGCGGGGGCGGCGGCTGGGACCCGGGCGAGGCCACCGACGACACGCAGATGGCCGTCCACCTCGGCGAATCGCTGCTCGAACGCGGCGGACTCGACCTGCCCGACGTCTTCGACCGCTTCCGCCGCTGGGCGTGCGACCAGCCCAAGGACATCGGCCTGCAGACCGAGGCCGTGCTCACCGCCGACCTGCCCTGGGACCTCGCCGCCGCGATCCACTTCCAGACCAACCTCCGCGCGGCCGGCAACGGCTCCCTGATGCGGGCCGCCACCGCCGCCGTCCGCTTCGCCCCGGCCGGGCGGGACGCCACGATGGACGCCGCCCGGCGGATCGCCGCGCTCACCCACGGCGACCGGGCTGCCTGGGAGGGCACGGCGATCCAGCACGAACTCGTCCGGGTCGCGCTGGCCGGGCGGGACCCGATCGCCGCGCTGCCCGCCACGCTCGACGCGGTCCACCCCGACCACCGCGAGCGCTACGCCACCGTCCTCGCCCCCGACTGGCACCCGGAGCTGGCCACCGAGTTCAACGGCGCGGTCTGGCCCTGCCTCGGCTCGGCGGTGTGGGCGCTGCGCACCACCGGCGGCTTCGAGGACGCGCTGCGCGCCGCCGTCGACCTCGGCGGGGACACCGACACGGTCGCCGCCGTCACCGGCGCGCTGGCCGGGGCGGTGTACGGGCTGGGCGCCGTGCCCGAGCGGTGGACCGCGCCGCTGCACGTGCCGCTGCCGGGCGGCGGCGGGCGGACGCTGCACCTCGCCGACCTGGTCGGGCTGGCCGAGCGCCTCGCCGCGGGGTGA
- a CDS encoding class I SAM-dependent methyltransferase, with protein sequence MGYYSEHVVPRLIDWACGMKTGEPIRERACRGLTGEVVELGFGSGLNIRFYPPEVDSVAAVEPSDVAWRMAGDRVAGSRAPVRLAARDGQRLPFADASFDSALSTWTLCTIPDAQAALREIRRVLRPGGVLRFVEHGLAPEADRGVRRWQHRLDPIQQRVLAGCHLDRPIVPMITNAGFTVTDLEVFYEPGAPRILAADSLGSARVAA encoded by the coding sequence ATGGGCTACTACAGCGAACACGTCGTCCCGCGGCTGATCGACTGGGCGTGCGGGATGAAGACCGGCGAGCCGATCCGGGAGCGGGCCTGTCGGGGCTTGACCGGCGAGGTGGTGGAGCTCGGCTTCGGGTCGGGGCTCAACATCCGGTTCTATCCGCCCGAGGTCGACTCCGTCGCCGCCGTCGAACCGTCCGACGTCGCGTGGCGGATGGCCGGCGACCGGGTGGCGGGCTCGCGCGCACCTGTCCGGCTGGCCGCGCGGGACGGGCAGCGGCTGCCCTTCGCCGACGCCTCGTTCGACTCCGCGCTCTCCACCTGGACGCTGTGCACCATCCCGGACGCCCAGGCGGCGCTGCGGGAGATCCGCCGGGTGCTGCGGCCCGGCGGCGTGCTGCGCTTCGTCGAGCACGGCCTCGCTCCCGAGGCCGACCGGGGCGTCCGCCGCTGGCAGCACCGGCTCGACCCGATCCAGCAGCGGGTCCTCGCCGGCTGCCACCTCGACCGGCCGATCGTGCCGATGATCACCAACGCCGGGTTCACCGTCACCGACCTCGAGGTCTTCTACGAACCGGGCGCCCCGCGCATCCTGGCCGCCGACTCCCTCGGCTCGGCCCGGGTGGCGGCCTGA
- a CDS encoding beta-ketoacyl-ACP synthase II produces MVTEAVAVTGLGATTPLGGDVASTWAAMLAGESGIGAITEGWAADLPVRIAGRLKVEPTTVLDRVQARRLDRCEQVALVAAREAWADAGAPDVAPERLAVVIGTGTGGALTMLGQDDVLETSGVRRVSPHTVPMLMANGPAAWVSIELGARGGAHTPVSACASGAEALALGLDLIRLGRADVVVAGGAEACIHPLPLAGFAQARAHSTRNDAPAAASRPFDVDRDGFVIGEGAAVVVLERASRAAARAARVHAVLAGAGVTSDAHHITAAHPEGQVRAMRLALAAAGLPPEAVGVVHAHATSTPLGDLAEAGSVAAAIGTHPAVTATKSMTGHLFGAAGAMGALAAVLTLRDGLVPATLNLDTLDPEVALDVVAGEPRKVLAEAALTNAFGFGGHNASLLFTVAP; encoded by the coding sequence ATGGTCACCGAAGCCGTGGCGGTCACCGGGCTGGGCGCCACCACGCCGTTGGGCGGCGACGTGGCGTCGACCTGGGCGGCGATGCTGGCCGGGGAGTCCGGGATCGGCGCGATCACGGAGGGGTGGGCGGCGGACCTGCCGGTCCGGATCGCCGGACGGCTGAAGGTCGAGCCGACCACCGTGCTGGACCGGGTGCAGGCCCGCCGGCTCGACCGCTGCGAGCAGGTGGCGCTGGTCGCAGCGCGGGAGGCGTGGGCGGACGCGGGTGCGCCGGACGTCGCACCGGAGCGGCTGGCGGTGGTGATCGGCACCGGCACCGGCGGCGCGCTCACCATGCTGGGGCAGGACGACGTGCTGGAGACGTCGGGCGTCCGCCGGGTGTCGCCGCACACGGTGCCGATGCTGATGGCGAACGGTCCGGCGGCCTGGGTGTCGATCGAGCTCGGTGCCCGCGGCGGGGCGCACACACCGGTCTCCGCGTGCGCGTCCGGGGCGGAGGCCCTCGCGCTCGGGCTGGACCTGATCCGGCTGGGCCGGGCGGACGTGGTGGTCGCGGGCGGCGCCGAGGCGTGCATCCATCCGCTGCCGCTGGCGGGTTTCGCGCAGGCCAGGGCACACTCGACGCGCAACGACGCGCCCGCTGCCGCGTCCCGGCCGTTCGACGTCGACCGGGACGGGTTCGTGATCGGCGAGGGTGCGGCGGTGGTCGTGCTGGAGCGCGCTTCCCGGGCGGCGGCGCGGGCGGCACGGGTGCACGCGGTGCTCGCGGGCGCGGGCGTCACCTCGGACGCGCACCACATCACCGCGGCCCACCCGGAGGGCCAGGTCCGGGCGATGCGGCTCGCGCTGGCGGCGGCCGGGCTGCCGCCCGAGGCGGTCGGGGTGGTGCACGCGCACGCCACGTCGACGCCGCTCGGCGACCTGGCCGAGGCCGGCTCGGTCGCGGCGGCGATCGGCACCCACCCCGCGGTCACCGCCACCAAGTCGATGACCGGTCACCTCTTCGGCGCGGCCGGCGCGATGGGTGCGCTGGCTGCGGTCCTCACCCTGCGCGACGGCCTCGTCCCGGCGACCCTCAACCTCGACACCCTCGACCCGGAGGTGGCCCTGGACGTGGTGGCCGGCGAACCGCGCAAGGTCCTGGCCGAGGCGGCCCTGACCAACGCGTTCGGCTTCGGCGGCCACAACGCCTCGCTGCTGTTCACCGTGGCGCCCTGA
- a CDS encoding LysR family substrate-binding domain-containing protein, translating into MTSPISADLPAEFRLAYVPGVTPTKWVRIWSERLPDIPLTLVAADPGEAAGLLLSGGADAALLRLPVDRTALNAIPLYTETTVAVVPKDHVITAAEEITLADLADEVVLHPLDDTLGWDELPGEPAHQRPATTGDAVELVAAGIGVLVAPQSLARLHHRRDLTYRTVADAPESRIALSWPTGEDTPVLVEELIGIVRGRTVNSSRGVAGADRQQQAATKQPRKPQQPAKGKAAGNRSAAGAKRTGQGSTPRKGAASRPGKPRRRG; encoded by the coding sequence GTGACCAGCCCCATCAGCGCCGACCTGCCCGCCGAGTTCCGGCTCGCCTACGTGCCCGGGGTGACGCCCACCAAGTGGGTGCGGATCTGGTCCGAGCGGCTCCCCGACATCCCGCTCACCCTGGTGGCCGCCGACCCCGGCGAGGCCGCCGGGCTGCTGCTCAGCGGCGGAGCGGACGCCGCGCTGCTGCGCCTTCCGGTCGACAGGACCGCGCTCAACGCCATCCCGCTGTACACCGAGACCACGGTCGCCGTCGTCCCCAAGGACCACGTGATCACCGCGGCCGAGGAGATCACCCTGGCCGACCTCGCCGACGAGGTCGTGCTCCACCCGCTCGACGACACCCTCGGCTGGGACGAGCTGCCCGGCGAGCCCGCGCATCAGCGCCCCGCGACCACCGGCGACGCCGTCGAGCTGGTCGCCGCCGGCATCGGCGTCCTGGTCGCGCCGCAGTCGCTGGCCCGCCTCCACCACCGCCGCGACCTCACCTACCGCACGGTCGCCGACGCCCCCGAGTCCCGGATCGCGCTGTCCTGGCCGACTGGCGAGGACACCCCCGTGCTGGTCGAGGAGCTCATCGGCATCGTCCGCGGCCGTACCGTCAACAGCTCCCGCGGCGTCGCCGGCGCCGACCGGCAGCAGCAGGCCGCCACCAAGCAGCCGCGCAAGCCGCAGCAGCCCGCGAAGGGCAAGGCGGCCGGGAACCGCTCCGCCGCCGGCGCCAAGCGCACCGGCCAGGGCTCCACCCCCCGCAAGGGCGCCGCCTCCCGCCCGGGCAAGCCCCGCCGCCGCGGCTGA
- a CDS encoding DUF5997 family protein, with protein sequence MTSHQTAQTMKPATAAKKLGVYLPATPAEFQEGVVSRAELNSLQADPPEWLRELRRTGPHPRPVVAAKLGVSIAGLARGGVTEALTTEQIEALKDENPLWLQHERATQVDVRKEAVRIKEKNRQKDAQKDAQKDARK encoded by the coding sequence ATGACGTCCCACCAGACCGCCCAGACGATGAAGCCCGCCACCGCGGCGAAGAAGCTGGGTGTGTACCTGCCCGCCACGCCCGCCGAGTTCCAGGAGGGCGTGGTTTCGCGTGCCGAGCTGAACTCCCTCCAGGCCGACCCGCCCGAGTGGCTGCGCGAGCTGCGCCGCACCGGTCCGCACCCGCGTCCGGTGGTGGCGGCGAAGCTGGGCGTGTCGATCGCGGGTCTGGCGCGCGGCGGGGTCACCGAGGCGCTGACCACGGAGCAGATCGAGGCGTTGAAGGACGAGAACCCGCTGTGGCTGCAGCACGAGCGCGCCACCCAGGTCGATGTCCGCAAGGAGGCGGTCCGGATCAAGGAGAAGAACCGCCAGAAGGACGCCCAGAAGGACGCGCAGAAGGACGCCCGGAAGTAG
- a CDS encoding endonuclease/exonuclease/phosphatase family protein: MTAVATWNVLHRVHAENHAGEMLDRWPAEADRITGVTAEIVAMTEQVIALQEVSGDQLAALRAALPGGRTTHLLRYPRTPEPRRIPTQLDDRAEHLVLLLDGPGEVVAEAAGDGPAVLLGDFNADRTVVAAGLGPDCTVTALPAGAGPTRPREPGAPKSQWIDHVVVRGGLAGRDAAVRDVHGLSDHNPVRAVVG, encoded by the coding sequence ATGACCGCCGTCGCCACCTGGAACGTGCTGCACCGCGTCCACGCCGAGAACCACGCCGGCGAGATGCTCGACCGCTGGCCCGCCGAGGCCGACCGGATCACCGGCGTCACCGCCGAGATCGTCGCGATGACCGAGCAGGTGATCGCCCTGCAGGAGGTCAGCGGCGACCAACTCGCCGCCCTGCGCGCGGCCCTGCCCGGCGGCCGGACCACCCACCTGCTGCGCTACCCGCGGACCCCCGAACCCCGGCGGATCCCCACCCAGCTCGACGACCGCGCCGAACACCTGGTGCTGCTGCTCGACGGCCCCGGCGAGGTGGTGGCCGAGGCCGCGGGCGACGGACCCGCGGTGCTGCTCGGCGACTTCAACGCCGACCGCACCGTGGTGGCGGCCGGACTCGGCCCGGACTGCACGGTCACCGCACTGCCGGCTGGCGCCGGTCCGACCCGGCCGCGGGAACCCGGGGCGCCCAAATCCCAGTGGATCGACCACGTGGTGGTCCGGGGCGGCCTCGCCGGGCGCGACGCGGCGGTACGGGACGTGCACGGCCTCTCCGACCACAACCCGGTCCGGGCCGTGGTCGGCTGA
- a CDS encoding C40 family peptidase, whose amino-acid sequence MATHRRPKQSSRARLTVFTGAAATAVALTAQLAAHADPAPTKDEVKAQVDKLAEQQEQAAERYNGAKERADQLRKQADQLQDQMARSQAQLTELASGLAEVAGEEYRQGGVDPSIRLMLSSDPDGYLAQASSYEQAANTQADSLKALKDQQRRLDQQKQEATAVLAELDGSTKVLNDAKNEVQSKLQEAQRLLSRLSRADQAAIRAGGGETASRSASRVDPATLPPAGGAAAIAVKTALEQQGDPYKWGATGPNTFDCSGLMVFAYASAGVSLPRTSQEQGNAGTNVGTDWHNAQPGDLVVYHSDRHHVGMYIGNGLVVHAPQTGDVVRTMKVDAMTINTIRRI is encoded by the coding sequence TTGGCCACGCACCGCCGCCCCAAGCAGTCGAGCCGCGCACGGCTGACCGTGTTCACCGGTGCTGCCGCGACCGCGGTCGCGCTGACGGCCCAGCTGGCCGCGCACGCCGACCCCGCCCCGACCAAGGACGAGGTGAAGGCGCAGGTCGACAAGCTGGCCGAGCAGCAGGAGCAGGCGGCGGAGCGGTACAACGGCGCCAAGGAGCGGGCCGACCAGCTGCGCAAGCAGGCCGACCAGCTGCAGGACCAGATGGCCCGCAGCCAGGCGCAGCTGACCGAGCTGGCCTCCGGGCTGGCGGAGGTGGCCGGCGAGGAGTACCGGCAGGGCGGGGTCGACCCGTCGATACGCCTGATGCTGTCCAGCGACCCGGACGGGTACCTGGCGCAGGCGTCCAGTTACGAGCAGGCCGCCAACACGCAGGCGGACTCGCTGAAGGCGCTCAAGGACCAGCAGCGCCGGTTGGACCAGCAGAAGCAGGAGGCGACGGCGGTCCTGGCCGAGCTGGACGGCTCGACCAAGGTCCTGAACGACGCCAAGAACGAGGTGCAGTCGAAGCTCCAGGAGGCGCAGCGGCTGCTCTCCCGGCTGAGCCGGGCCGACCAGGCCGCGATCCGGGCCGGCGGCGGTGAGACGGCCTCGCGCAGCGCCTCCCGGGTGGACCCGGCCACGCTGCCCCCGGCCGGCGGCGCCGCCGCGATCGCGGTGAAGACCGCGCTGGAGCAGCAGGGCGACCCGTACAAGTGGGGCGCGACCGGCCCGAACACCTTCGACTGCTCCGGCCTGATGGTGTTCGCGTACGCGAGCGCGGGCGTCTCGCTGCCGCGCACCTCCCAGGAGCAGGGCAACGCAGGGACGAACGTGGGCACCGACTGGCACAACGCCCAGCCCGGCGACCTGGTGGTCTACCACTCCGACCGGCACCACGTCGGGATGTACATCGGCAACGGCCTGGTGGTGCACGCGCCGCAGACCGGTGACGTGGTGCGGACCATGAAGGTGGACGCGATGACGATCAACACCATCCGCCGGATCTGA
- the argC gene encoding N-acetyl-gamma-glutamyl-phosphate reductase, whose amino-acid sequence MALRVAVAGASGYAGGEVLRLLLGHPEVEIGALTGASNAGTRLGLLQPHLLPLADRVLEPTTAETLAGHDIVFLGLPHGQSAAVAEQLGEDVLVVDLGADHRLASAADWEQFYGSPHAGTWPYGLPELPGHRQALKGARRIAVPGCYPTAVSLAMFPAYAAQLVEPEAVIVAASGTSGAGKAVKAHLLGSEVMGSMSPYGVGGGHRHTPEMAQNLTPLAGEPVTVSFTPTLAPMPRGILATCSAKAKPGVTAGQLRAAYAEAFAAEPFAHLLPEGQWPQTSSVYGSNAALVQVALDPHAGRLIAISAIDNLVKGTAGGAVQSMNIALGLPEELGLPLNGVAP is encoded by the coding sequence ATGGCATTGCGAGTTGCCGTCGCCGGCGCCAGCGGGTACGCGGGGGGCGAGGTGCTGCGCCTGCTGCTCGGCCACCCGGAGGTGGAGATCGGCGCGCTGACCGGCGCCTCCAACGCCGGGACGAGGCTGGGGCTGCTCCAGCCCCACCTGCTGCCGCTGGCCGACCGGGTGCTGGAGCCGACCACGGCCGAGACACTGGCCGGCCACGACATCGTCTTCCTCGGCCTGCCGCACGGCCAGTCGGCCGCCGTCGCCGAACAGCTCGGCGAGGATGTGCTGGTGGTCGACCTGGGCGCCGACCACCGGCTGGCCTCGGCCGCCGACTGGGAGCAGTTCTACGGCTCGCCGCACGCCGGCACCTGGCCGTACGGCCTGCCCGAGCTGCCCGGCCACCGGCAGGCGCTCAAGGGCGCCAGGCGGATCGCGGTGCCGGGCTGCTACCCGACCGCCGTCTCGCTGGCGATGTTCCCGGCGTACGCGGCGCAGCTGGTCGAGCCGGAGGCCGTGATCGTCGCGGCGTCCGGCACCTCGGGCGCCGGCAAGGCGGTCAAGGCGCACCTGCTGGGCAGCGAGGTGATGGGCTCGATGAGCCCGTACGGCGTGGGCGGCGGCCACCGGCACACCCCGGAGATGGCGCAGAACCTCACCCCGCTCGCCGGGGAGCCGGTCACCGTCTCCTTCACCCCGACGCTCGCCCCGATGCCGCGCGGCATCCTGGCCACCTGCAGCGCCAAGGCGAAGCCGGGCGTGACGGCCGGGCAGCTGCGCGCCGCCTACGCCGAGGCGTTCGCGGCCGAGCCCTTCGCCCACCTGCTGCCCGAGGGGCAGTGGCCGCAGACCAGCTCGGTCTACGGCTCGAACGCCGCGCTGGTCCAGGTCGCGCTGGACCCGCACGCCGGGCGCCTGATCGCGATCAGCGCGATCGACAACCTGGTGAAGGGCACCGCCGGCGGCGCGGTGCAGAGCATGAACATCGCCCTGGGCCTCCCCGAGGAGCTGGGCCTCCCGCTGAACGGAGTCGCACCGTGA
- the argJ gene encoding bifunctional glutamate N-acetyltransferase/amino-acid acetyltransferase ArgJ, giving the protein MGVTAAKGFRASGVTAGIKASGTPDLALVVNEGPSFAAAGVFTSNRVKAAPVRWSEQVLKAGELAAVILNSGGANACTGPEGFQDTHATAEKVAAELNVGAGEVAVCSTGLIGQRLPMGILLPGVETAVAALSPTGGEQAAIAIKTTDTVHKTAQVTHAQGWTVGGMAKGAGMLAPGLATMLVVVTTDALVPAAELDAALRGATRTTFDRVDSDGCMSTNDTVLLLASGAAGVAPEAAEFAEAVRTVCDDLARQLIGDAEGASKEIRIDVVNAASEDEAVDVARTIARNNLLKCAIHGEDPNWGRVLAAIGTTAAAFDPDRLDVAINGVWVCRDGGVGEDRDLVSMKDREVVITADLKAGAESATVWTNDLTADYVHENSAYST; this is encoded by the coding sequence GTGGGCGTGACGGCGGCGAAGGGCTTCCGCGCGTCGGGCGTCACCGCCGGCATCAAGGCCTCCGGCACCCCGGACCTCGCCCTGGTCGTCAACGAGGGCCCGTCCTTCGCGGCGGCCGGCGTCTTCACCTCCAACCGGGTCAAGGCCGCGCCGGTGCGCTGGTCGGAGCAGGTGCTGAAGGCCGGCGAGCTGGCCGCGGTGATCCTCAACTCCGGCGGCGCCAACGCCTGCACCGGTCCGGAGGGCTTCCAGGACACCCACGCCACCGCGGAGAAGGTGGCCGCCGAGCTGAACGTCGGCGCCGGCGAGGTCGCGGTCTGCTCGACCGGCCTGATCGGCCAGCGGCTGCCGATGGGCATCCTGCTGCCGGGCGTGGAGACGGCCGTCGCGGCGCTCTCGCCGACCGGCGGCGAGCAGGCGGCGATCGCCATCAAGACCACCGACACCGTGCACAAGACCGCCCAGGTCACCCACGCGCAGGGCTGGACGGTCGGCGGCATGGCCAAGGGCGCGGGCATGCTCGCCCCGGGCCTGGCCACCATGCTGGTGGTGGTCACCACCGACGCCCTGGTCCCCGCCGCCGAGTTGGACGCCGCGCTGCGCGGCGCCACCCGGACGACCTTCGACCGGGTCGACTCCGACGGCTGCATGTCCACCAACGACACGGTGCTGCTGCTGGCCTCCGGCGCGGCCGGGGTAGCCCCGGAGGCCGCGGAGTTCGCCGAGGCGGTCCGCACCGTCTGCGACGACCTGGCCCGGCAGCTGATCGGCGACGCCGAGGGCGCGTCGAAGGAGATCCGGATCGACGTGGTCAACGCCGCGAGCGAGGACGAGGCCGTCGACGTGGCCCGCACCATCGCCCGCAACAACCTGCTGAAGTGCGCCATCCACGGCGAGGACCCCAACTGGGGCCGGGTGCTGGCCGCGATCGGCACCACCGCCGCCGCCTTCGACCCGGACCGGCTGGACGTCGCCATCAACGGGGTCTGGGTCTGCCGTGACGGCGGCGTCGGCGAGGACCGCGACCTGGTCTCGATGAAGGACCGCGAGGTGGTCATCACCGCCGACCTCAAGGCCGGCGCCGAGAGCGCCACGGTGTGGACCAACGACCTCACCGCCGACTACGTCCACGAGAACAGCGCCTACTCCACCTGA
- the argB gene encoding acetylglutamate kinase, with the protein MKIAPKGEQARSNAALPKARTLIEALPWLERFHGKTVVIKFGGNAMVDEELKSAFAQDVVFLRYAGLNPVVVHGGGPQISAQLDKLGLESSFTAGLRVTTPETMDVVRMVLAGQVQRELVGLLNGHGPFAVGMTGEDAHTMTAVKRYAVVDGEQVDIGLVGDIVNIEAGAVKALIADGRIPVISSIARGADGHVYNINADTAAAALAVALGAEMLVVLTDVEGLYRDWPNSDDVISQLNASELDAILPTLASGMLPKMEGCLRAVRSGVGTARVLDGRVQHSLLLEIFTDEGIGTMVVPDDEPTVTGGLA; encoded by the coding sequence GTGAAGATCGCACCCAAGGGCGAACAGGCCCGCAGCAACGCCGCGTTGCCCAAGGCCCGCACCCTCATCGAGGCGCTCCCGTGGCTGGAGCGCTTCCACGGCAAGACCGTCGTGATCAAGTTCGGCGGCAACGCCATGGTGGACGAGGAGCTGAAGTCCGCCTTCGCCCAGGACGTGGTCTTCCTGCGCTACGCCGGCCTCAACCCGGTCGTGGTGCACGGCGGCGGCCCGCAGATCAGCGCCCAGCTCGACAAGTTGGGCCTGGAGTCCTCGTTCACCGCGGGCCTGCGGGTCACCACCCCGGAGACCATGGACGTGGTCCGGATGGTGCTGGCCGGGCAGGTGCAGCGCGAGCTGGTCGGCCTGCTCAACGGCCACGGCCCGTTCGCGGTCGGCATGACCGGCGAGGACGCGCACACCATGACCGCGGTCAAGCGGTACGCGGTGGTGGACGGCGAGCAGGTCGACATCGGCCTGGTCGGCGACATCGTCAACATCGAGGCCGGTGCGGTGAAGGCGCTGATCGCGGACGGGCGGATCCCGGTGATCTCCTCGATCGCCCGCGGTGCCGACGGCCACGTGTACAACATCAACGCCGACACCGCCGCGGCCGCGCTGGCGGTGGCGCTGGGCGCGGAGATGCTGGTGGTCCTCACCGACGTCGAGGGCCTGTACCGGGACTGGCCGAACTCGGACGACGTGATCAGCCAGCTGAACGCCTCCGAGCTGGACGCCATACTGCCCACCCTGGCCAGCGGCATGCTGCCCAAGATGGAGGGCTGCCTGCGGGCCGTCCGCTCCGGCGTGGGCACCGCCCGCGTGCTGGACGGGCGGGTGCAGCACTCGCTGCTGCTGGAGATCTTCACCGACGAGGGAATCGGCACCATGGTCGTGCCGGACGACGAACCGACCGTGACCGGGGGACTGGCATGA